A stretch of the Bradyrhizobium arachidis genome encodes the following:
- a CDS encoding IclR family transcriptional regulator: MQKNSKPSPKRTPKSAAKARVHREKGADSSLFVNSIQKAVSVLNAFSRERPRLTLAAITRLTGLDKSAAQRFLYTLHQLGLVRKDDETKQYSLSPRLLEFAYAYTYSDGLIERAQPFLVEAHEKTRETVNLMVLDGTDIILVSRIPGEHVVTMNIQVGFRMPALYSATGRAIVSRLDPKQRDQVIRTTKYHQYTDRSVSDPSEMRKLLEKAASEGFVLTQSQYFYGDISIAAAVIDGSKTVLGAVSLSVPESRMTVQEAREKLVPVTIEAARKVSLSMGAY; encoded by the coding sequence TTGCAAAAGAATTCAAAGCCTTCTCCGAAGAGGACACCTAAGAGTGCCGCCAAGGCGCGCGTTCACCGTGAAAAAGGTGCCGACAGTTCGCTTTTTGTGAATTCGATTCAGAAGGCCGTGTCGGTGCTGAACGCGTTTAGCCGGGAGCGTCCACGCTTGACACTGGCGGCAATTACGCGCCTGACGGGACTCGACAAGAGTGCTGCACAGCGTTTTCTGTACACTCTTCATCAGCTCGGCTTGGTGAGAAAGGACGACGAAACCAAGCAATACTCTTTATCTCCTAGGCTGTTAGAGTTTGCCTATGCTTACACCTACAGCGACGGCCTGATTGAGCGAGCGCAGCCTTTCCTGGTGGAAGCGCATGAAAAAACCAGAGAAACCGTCAACCTCATGGTTCTCGACGGAACTGATATCATTCTCGTCTCTCGTATTCCGGGCGAACATGTTGTAACGATGAACATCCAGGTCGGCTTTCGTATGCCAGCGCTTTACAGTGCGACGGGCCGAGCGATCGTGTCGCGCCTCGATCCGAAGCAGAGGGACCAGGTGATCCGGACGACGAAATATCACCAGTACACCGATCGGTCTGTCAGCGATCCCAGCGAGATGCGGAAACTGCTCGAAAAGGCAGCAAGTGAAGGCTTTGTCCTGACGCAGTCGCAGTATTTTTACGGCGATATCTCGATAGCAGCAGCCGTTATCGACGGCTCTAAGACTGTTCTCGGTGCAGTGAGCCTCTCGGTGCCCGAGAGCCGCATGACCGTCCAAGAGGCCCGCGAAAAGCTCGTCCCAGTGACCATCGAGGCCGCGCGAAAAGTTTCCCTTTCGATGGGCGCCTATTAG